One stretch of Akkermansia sp. RCC_12PD DNA includes these proteins:
- the kdsA gene encoding 3-deoxy-8-phosphooctulonate synthase, translating to MSFYIQSVEIGGPRPFYLLGPCSLECESFVWEMARSIKSIAEKMAVPLIFKASYDKANRTSVTSFRGPGVKEGCRILAEIGKELDLPIVTDVHTTQEAETAAEYVDLLQIPAFLCRQTDLLEACAKSGRAVNIKKGQFLAPWDTVNIAEKMRAFGCDRFMMCERGTTFGYNNLVVDMRSLYWMKQEGFPVVFDATHAVQRPGGLGGTTGGDSELAPVLASAAMATGSVDGVFMEVHKNPSKALSDGPNQIPLHLLEGVLKRLQAIHQAVRSC from the coding sequence ATGTCGTTTTATATTCAATCCGTTGAAATCGGCGGCCCCCGGCCGTTCTACCTTCTGGGCCCCTGCTCCCTGGAATGCGAATCCTTTGTCTGGGAAATGGCCCGCTCTATCAAGTCCATCGCTGAAAAGATGGCCGTGCCGCTGATTTTCAAGGCATCCTACGACAAGGCCAACCGCACCTCCGTCACCTCCTTCCGCGGACCGGGCGTGAAGGAAGGCTGCCGCATCCTGGCGGAAATAGGAAAAGAGCTGGATCTCCCCATCGTCACGGACGTTCACACCACACAGGAAGCGGAGACAGCCGCCGAATACGTGGATTTGCTCCAGATTCCCGCCTTCCTGTGCCGCCAGACGGACCTGCTGGAGGCGTGCGCCAAAAGCGGACGCGCCGTGAACATTAAGAAAGGCCAGTTTCTGGCCCCCTGGGATACGGTAAATATCGCGGAAAAGATGAGAGCTTTCGGCTGCGACAGGTTCATGATGTGCGAACGCGGCACCACCTTCGGCTACAATAACCTGGTCGTGGACATGCGCTCCCTGTACTGGATGAAGCAGGAAGGTTTTCCCGTGGTGTTTGACGCCACGCACGCCGTCCAGCGTCCCGGCGGTCTGGGCGGGACAACGGGCGGAGACAGCGAGCTGGCTCCCGTTCTGGCTTCTGCCGCCATGGCAACAGGCAGCGTTGACGGCGTGTTCATGGAAGTGCACAAGAACCCGTCCAAGGCGCTTTCCGACGGTCCCAACCAGATTCCCCTCCACCTGCTTGAAGGCGTGCTGAAACGCCTCCAGGCCATTCATCAGGCAGTCCGTTCATGCTGA